A genomic stretch from Nilaparvata lugens isolate BPH chromosome 8, ASM1435652v1, whole genome shotgun sequence includes:
- the LOC111044819 gene encoding nudC domain-containing protein 3, whose translation MDESKYDHLFGSILEEERQLYPFLDAVFGFLSRRTDFFIIQKEGERIGFPPGIAEKIVGSIMMKWKRTTLGKHVMPPPTNDPQQLDFSQCVVSEEVVTTTEEEVLAEKEETATATIKDISKTPKPTSTTSSDTYNGADRGNYRWSQTIGELEVQVPVPAHIKKSKDVDVKLTDKQVMIKAVDECDRSKWNVLVEGDLCYGIQKDETIWSLSPGDFILINCEKQSERWWDGLLVSEPKIDSTKIDSSRPMSDLSEEEQMKIQELMWNQEQKRRSQ comes from the exons atGGATGAAAGCAAGTATGACCACTTATTTGGTAGTATTTTGGAAGAAGAACGCCAGCTCTATCCGTTCCTGGATGCAGTCTTTGGTTTTCTCAGTAGAag GACTGACTTTTTCATAATTCAGAAAGAAGGGGAAAGAATTGGATTCCCTCCTGGAATTGCGGAGAAAATTGTTGGATCAATAATGATGAAATGGAAAAGGACAACGTTAGGCAAACATGTCATGCCTCCTCCAACCAATGA cCCACAACAGTTGGATTTCTCGCAATGTGTTGTGAGCGAAGAAGTAGTTACCACGACTGAAGAAGAAGTATTAGCTGAAAAGGAAGAAACGGCAACTGCTACAATAAAAGACATTTCGAAAACACCCAAACC GACAAGCACGACCTCAAGTGACACATATAATGGAGCGGACAGGGGGAACTATAGATGGAGTCAAACTATCGGCGAACTAGAAGTACAG gtTCCAGTGCCAGCCCATATAAAGAAAAGCAAAGatgttgatgtaaaattgaCCGATAAACAAGTTATGATCAAAGCAGTAGACGAATGTGATCGAAGTAAATGGAATGTTCTAGTTGAAGGAGATCTGTGCTATGGGATACAAAAAGATGAAACGATTTGGAGTCTATCTCCTGGTGATTTCATTCTG ATTAATTGTGAGAAACAATCGGAACGCTGGTGGGATGGCCTGCTTGTGTCGGAACCGAAGATCGACAGTACGAAGATCGACTCCTCGCGACCAATGAGCGATCTCAGTGAGGAGGAGCAGATGAAAATTCAGGAACTGATGTGGAACCAGGAACAGAAACGACGCTCCCAGTGA